In Candidatus Accumulibacter cognatus, the genomic window GCGCGCACGACCTTGGCCGTCGCCGGGCCACCGATCGACTGTACGTAGACGATCTGGCAGTCATGGATCAGCGCCGCGCGTGCGACGTTGCGATCCTCGGCGTGGTCGGCGGCGAGCGTTGGCCGCACGTCGATCAGTCGCACTTCGACCGGCGACACCTGGTAGACCAGGAAGCGCTCGCAGGACCCGAAGTGGCCGTCGAGCAATTGCTCGCGGTTCGAGGCGCAGGCGACGCGGATCGAACCGGGCATGTCGCCGTCGGCGTAGTGTGCCACCGGCGGCAGATCGTGGTTGGCGATGCCTTCGCCCCAGAGGAGGCGGACCGCCTGTTTGAGCTGCTCGCGCGGAACTTCGCTCTCGACCACGTCGTCCCCCTGCAGCAGGAGTTGCAGATCGGCCACCGTGACGGTGGCCAGTTTGGCCTCGGTCAGCGGCAGCTCCAGTCGCTCGACCAGGGCCGAGACCAGTTTCCGGACCGGCAGACTGCCCAGTTCGCGGGCGGCGAGGGCGACGCGTAGCGCCGCTTCGCGGCTAATCGACTGTGCCATCAGAGCCCTCCCGGAAGCTAGAGGAAGACGATGCAGGATTCGCCTGCCGGACAGGCATCGAGGCACTGCGGCGAATCGAACTCGCCTTCGCATTCGGTGCAGGTGTCGACGTTGATTTTGTACATGCCAGCCTTGCTGGTGATCGAGCTGGTCGGGCAGACCGGCTTGCAGTCGCCACAGGATGTGCATTCGGCCTGGATGATTTTCATTGCCATGAGGTAACTCTCCGTTGCATGTCTTACTCCGCCGCATCCAGTCGCCTGGCGCGCAGCGAGATCGGGAAGCGTGCAGGCAGGGCCTGCGGTTCAATGTAGTAGATGCCGCCGTTGTTGAGCCGAATCTCGCCGCCCCACTTGTCGGCGCTGTCGTATTCCATCGAAACGATGGCGTCCTCCAGATCGCGTTTCGGTAGATAGAACGAGTAGGCGCCGACAGCCGTCTTGCGGACCATGATGTTGGCCATGGGACTTTCCCTTGCAGTTGGCGACGGGAACGGCGAACGTCCCCGTCTGACCGATTCAGCGCACTCAGCGCACCAGATCGAAGTTGTAGTCGGTGGTGGCCATGCCCATCGTTTCAGCGTCAAGATGTTCGAGCACCGCATTGACCAGGGTGGTGACTACCTGCATCGCTCCTTCGTAGCCGAGCGTCGTCTGGCGATGCAGATGATGACGGTCGAACAGCGGGAAACCGATGCGGATCAGCGGCACCTCGAAGTCCTTGCCCTTGTGCAGGGTGTCACGCTGGATGAACTTGCCGTAGCTGTTGCCGATCAGGAAATCCGGCTTGTCGGTAAAGCACAAGGAGCGCAGGTGCCACAGGTCGAGACCGGTGTAGGCTTTGGCGCTACCGCCAAAGGGGCTTTCGGCGATCATCTTCTCCATGGCCTTCAGCCAGCGCTTGCTGCCGTTGTGACTGAGCACGTGTGTCGGCTCGGCGCCGCACTCGAAGAGGATCTTGACCATTCCCATGACAAAGTCGGGGTCGCCGTAGAGGGCGAACTTCTTGCCGTGCAGCCAGGCGTGCGAATCGGACATCATGTCGACCAGGCGACCGCGCTCCCTGGCCAGCGATTCCGGAATCGGCTTGCCGGTCAGTTCCGAGACCTTCATCAGCAACTCGTCTGTCCAGTCGACGCCCATCGGGATGTTGAGCCGTGGCACCTCATGGTTCCAGGTGTTCTCGACCAGCTTCTTCGTTTTTTCGAGCTGGTAGGGTTGCAGCAGCAAGGTGCTGATCGCGTTCGGCGCGTCCTTGATTTCGTCCTGCGTCGTACCGCCAGCGTACATCCTGAACTCGCCGTCGGCCGGCGTGTCGAGGACCTCGGTCGGGTCCGAGAGCAGCGTTGCCTCGACGCCCATTTCCGCCATCATCCGCTTGATGACCCGGAAATTGCCCAGGTAGGTCTCGAAGCCGGGAACGAAGTTGAGCTTGCCGTTCTTGCCCGGCGCCTTGTCGGCCATGCTATTCAGCGTGAACGAGCGCATGATGCCCTCGAACATGTTGTCCCAGCCGGTGACGTGCGAACCGACGAAGGACGGCGTGTGCGCGAAGGGTACCGGGAACTCGTCCGGCACGTGCCCTTCCTTCTTGGCATTGTTGATGAAGGCATTGAGGTCGTCGCCGATCACCTCGGCCATGCAGGTCGTCGATACCGCGATCATTTCCGGCTTGTAGATCGCGCGCGCGTTCTCGAGGCCGTCGAACATGTTCTTCTGGCCGCCGAAGACCGCGGCGTCTTCGGTCATCGAATCCGAGACGCAGCAGATCGGCTCCTTGAAGTGGCGATTGAAATAGGTGCGGAAGTACGAGACACAGCCTTGCGAGCCATGCACATAGGGTAGCGTCTTCTCGAAGCCCAGCGCGCACAACACGGCACCGAGCGGCTGGCAGGCCTTGGCGGGATCGACGGTCAGCGCCTCGCGCTTGAAGTTGAGATCCTGGTATTCCTGGGTCGTCGTCCAGAGGAAGACCTCCTGCACCTTCTCCGGGGAATGGCGCTCTTCGAACCGTGCCTGCTTGTTCTTCAGCGACGCCTGGTAGTCGTCGTCGCCAAAAAGCGGGAAGCAGGGCTTGATGTCATCTACAGCTTGCATCTACATCTCCTTTGCCCGCACCACCCATTTGTGGACGCGGACACAAGTTGAGGGAAATTTCTTTCAGGCAACTTTCTTCAGCGCGCCGTCTTCGGCCGCCTCGATGGCCTCCGGTTGCTTCTTCCACGGCGGCGTCTGCTTGCTCCAGCAGGGGTTGGAAATCGCCATGTCCATGTCGCGAGCGAAAATCGCAAAGCCGTCGTAACCGTGGTACGGGCCCGAGTAGTCCCACGAGTGCATCTGGCGCAACGGGATGCCCATCTTCTGGAAAACGTACTTTTCCTTGATGCCGGAACCGACCAGGTCGGGCTTCATGCGCTTGATGAACTCCTCCAGCTCGAAGCCGGTGGCGTCGTCGTAGAGCAGTGTGGCGTTGCCCATTTCCTTGATCGTGCGGTCATAATCGTCGTTGTGCGCGAATTCGTAGCCGGTACCGATGACCTGCATGCCGAGATCCTCGTAGGCGCCGATGACATGCCGCGGGCGCAGGCCGCCGACGTAGAGCATGACCGTCTTGCCCTGCAGGCGCGGCTTGTACTTCGCGATCACCGCCTCCATCATCGGCTGGTACCTGGCGATCACGCGCTCGGCGCCTGCCTTGATGTGGTCGTCGAACTGTGCGGCGATCGCGCGCAGCGACTCGGCGATCTTGGTCGGGCCGAAGAAGTTGTATTCCAGCCAGGGAATGCCGTACTTCTCCTCCATGTGACGGCTGATGTAGTTCATCGAGCGGTAGCAGTGCAGGAGGTTGAGCTTGACCTTCGGCGTCTTTTCGATTTCCGCCAGGGTGCCGTCGCCGGACCACTGCGAAACCACCCGCAGTCCCATTTCCTCGAGAAGGATGCGCGATGCCCAGGCATCGCCGCCGATGTTGTAGTCGCCAATGATCGAAACATCGTAGGGTGTGGCTTCGAAGGCTTGACCGTCGCGCTTGTCGAGAACCCAGTCGCGGATCGAATCGTTGGCGATGTGGTGCCCGAGCGACTGCGAAACGCCGCGGAAGCCTTCGCAGCGCACCGGCACGATCGGCTTGTCCATTTCCTTGCCAGCCTTCTTGGCGACCGCTTCGATGTCGTCCCCGATCAGGCCGATCGGGCATTCGGACTGCACGGAGATCCCCTTGTGCAGCGGAAACAGCATCTCGATCTCGCCGATCAGCTTGGCCAGTTTCTTGTCGCCGCCGAAGACGATGTCCTTTTCCTGGAAATCGGAGGTGAAATTCATGGTGCCGAAGGTGTCCACGCCGGTGGTGCCGACGTAGTAGTTGCGGCGACCGGCGCGTGAATACTGGCCGCAACCGATCGGGCCGTGCGAGACGTGGATCATGTCCTTGATCGGACCCCACACCACTCCCTTGGAACCGGCGTAGGCACAGCCGCGGACGGTCATCACGCCGGGCAGGGACTTGCGGTTGGAAGTGATGCACTTCTTCGATTGTTCGATCGACTGGTCGTTGACCGCCAGGTGCTTGGCGCGGTCCTTGCGGGCCTTCTCGGGATACACCTCGAGCACTTCCTGGATCAGGGCCTCGGTTTCTTCACGTGTCAATTCAGACATCCTGTTTCTCCTTTTGGGATGCCGGCACTCATGTGTGCGCGGCAGCCGCGGGTTGAGACGGTATGGTGCGGTGCAGCAGCTCAGGCAGCGGCGAGCGCTTCGGCTTGTTCGGCCGCGATTTGGGCGGCGGTCTTGCCGATGATCGACTCGTCGTCGGCTTCCATGATGCCGAACTCCATCAGCAGTGCTTCGAGTTCGTCCATGGTCACCGGCGTCGGGATCACGAAGTTCTTGTTGTCGACGATCTTCCTTGCCAGGGTGCGGTACTCGTCGGCCTGTGCCGCCGTCGGGTCGTACTCGATCACCGTCATGCGGCGGATCTCGGCGTGCTGGACGATGTTGTGACGCGGGATGAAATGGATCATCTGGGTGCCCAGCTTGGCTGCCAGCGCCATGATCAGCTCATCCTCGCGGTCGGTGTTGCGGCTGTTGCAGATCAGGCCGGCGAGGCGCACGCCGCCGGAGTTGGCGTACTTGACGATGCCCTTGGCGATATTGTTGGCAGCGTACATCGCCATCATCTCGCCCGAGCAGACGATGTAGATTTCCTGCGCCTTGTTCTCGCGGATCGGCATCGCGAAGCCACCGCAGACGACATCACCGAGCACGTCGTAGAAGACGAATTCGAGGTCATCGTCGTAGGCACCTTCTTCTTCGAGGAAGTTGATGGCGGTGATCACGCCGCGACCGGCACAGCCGACGCCGGGTTCCGGGCCGCCGGATTCGACGCACTTGATGCCGCCGTAACCGACCGACATCACATCCTCGAGTTCGAGGTCCTCGACCGAACCGGCTTCGGCGGCCAGACCCATCACCGAGTTCTGCGCCTTGCTGTGCAGAATCAGCCGAGTCGAATCGGCCTTCGGGTCGCAGCCGACGATCATCACCTTCTTGCCGATTTCCGCCAACGCGGCGACGAGGTTCTGGGTGGTGGTAGACTTGCCGATACCGCCCTTGCCGTAGATGGCGGCTTGACGAAGTTTTGCCATGATGCAATCTCCTTGTTGAAGTCCTGCGTTGAAATCATCTGAAGCAAGGAAGAATCCCGCGCTCCTGACAGGGCTTGTGCACAGACCGTGCCAGCTCCGGCTGTAATGTCTAACTAACTGAAGTGAAAAGATTTTCATCGATTGCTCACCGCTTCCGGAAAGGACGACGAAACGCCGATGTCTGACATTCCCGCGGATATTTGTCGCGCTCCCGACAAGGCCAGCGAGTGCCTGCCGACGCTGCCCCGCCTTGCCCGCTTGCCGATCAACCGCTGCAACCTGCCGGCCGACATCCTCGGTGGCCTGACCTACCAGCGACATCCGACGCCCTTGCAGATCGACGGTGTGGCCGACCTGCACAAGCCCTTGTGGGCCCTGCTGGACGACATTCCCGGCGCTGGCGAGCGGGCCGGGCGTTTCGCGGTTTACATGGAGAACCACTTTTGCCTGCGGCACCCCGAGGATGCCGGCCTCGTCAAGGGCCAGTCCGGCGCGCGCGCCAAAGCCAGTTACCTGCGCGTCGTGCGCGGCTGGGCGTTCGACAGCGAGAGCCGGGAGGCAGCGGTGTTGAAGGGCTGGGTCGAGTCGCGCTTCGGGCTCACTCCCCGCCACCATGGCGAACCGCTGCGCGAGCCCGGCAGCACCGCCTGGCAGCGCTATGTGGAAATCCGGGCGCAGGGACTGCGCGGCACCAATGCCCTGGAGGCCCAACTCGACCTGCTCTACGCCTACACCCAGTACGAACTGGCCCGGCAGTTTCCGCAGCGCACGCACTTGCGGCTGTATCGGGGCGTGAACCGTCTCGCCGAGCACGAAACGGTGCAGGACAGCAGGCAGGGGGAGAAGGTGCTGCTGCTCAACAACATCAATTCCTTCTCCCGCTCGCGCGAGCGCGCCGGAGAATTCGGCGACGACCTGCTGGCCGTCGATGTCCCCTTGCCGAAACTGGCCTTCTTCAGTTGCCTGCTGCCGGGCATGCTGCGCCGCGAGGACGAGTACGTAGTGATCGGCGGCCTCTATCGAGTGCGGCTGGCGCGCTTCTAGACGGGTTGCTTGCCCGCGGCTCAGGCGGTGCCGGGAGTGGCTTCGATCTATCTCGGAATGAATGGGGCACGTATCAAGCCGGGATGACGCATGCAGCGGGGCGATACAACAAACAGCGGGATCGGCGGAGGAGCGCCGGCCACAGGTCAGAGGGGCGCAGCCACGCTCAGTTGCAGCGGCCGGCTCACGTTGAGGCGGAAACGACCGCGCCCGGTTTTCTCGATGGCGATGAAGGAACAACGTTCGGCGAGCCGGCGTTGCAGCAGGATCAGACGGGCGTCCAGGTTGTCGGTGATATCCGGTAGGCCAAGAGTGGGATCCAGGCGCAGTTCCCGGTTGGTGAACTCGGCACGACCTGCGTCGATGTATTCCCGCAGCAACTTCCAGATAATGGCGCCGGCCACGCCCTTGATCAGGTAGTCGTTGTCCACGAACACGCTGTGGTCGGCGGGAAAATGGCGGATAAGCACCGGTGTACCCTGGGATGCCGCAGCGGGGGGGCGGCTGGAGGCGGGTGCGGCCGGTTCCAGGGGCAGATCCGCGCTGCGGGAAAGGTAGTCGATGCACATGGCCAAATGACCCGCCAGGATCACCAAAGCGTCCTCGTCTTCAAAGGTGAAGCGCTGTTCCTCGGCGCTTTCCACCAACAGCACTCCCAACAGGCGTTCGCCCAGTAGCAGGGGCACGGCCAACTGGCTACCCGCTTCCGCCAGACCTGGGAAGGGAATCTCGGTTTCCAGGGCGTAGCCATCGACACTGGCGGCGAAACGTTCCCGGGTGGCGTGGCTGTAACGGTATTCCTGCACCGCATACCCGATGCGGATGGGCGTGCGCTCCCCGGCGGCGACGCCAACGATGCCTTCGCCCATGCACATCTCGGAGCCCACGCCGGACTCCGCGTAGCCCCGGCTGGCCACGGTGTAGAGCCGTTTGCCGTCCGGGTCTGCCATGAGCAGCATGGAATGGCAGATGTCCCAGTGCCGTTCCAGGCCTTCCAGCATCGTGTCGAGCAGGTGGGCGAGATCGGCGCAACCGGCGAGAACGGCCTGGCAGGCGCGCAGGCCAGAGAGCAGGTTGGCGCGCGGAGGGATGTCGGCGTCCACGTCGCCACTCACCGCCACCACTTCCAATACCCGGTAGATGTCGGAACCCAGCAGGCGGAACACTTTGCTCATGCCCGAGTGGGAGGCGATGGCCGCCAGCCGGGCTTTCATATACGCGAACAGGGGCCCCGCGGTTTCGGTACGCAGGTATTCAACCTGGAGGCAGAAGTGGGCGGCGCTCACCGGGTCCACCACCTCCACCGTGGCGCGGTGGTTAAGGAGGATGTTTTCCCGGGTCTTGTTGAAGAACTGGTAAGACAGGGCCACATGCCCGTCGTCCACGAAGTGGACGTGGGAAAGCTTGGCGACGTTGGGCATGCCGTCCGCCGCGCAGGTAGCGATGGTGGCGGGTACCGCGCCCTCGAAGCAGCGCCGCAGCGAGCGCAGGCTGAGCGTCATAGCTTGGGCTCCAGACGCATGCCCGCTTTGGGTCCGGGGGTCTGCTCGAACACCGCTTCGGGGGTGAAGGCCACACCCACCGCATCGTCCCCGGCCGGCGCCATCAACGCCCGGGAGAAGTTTTCCGAATAGCCCAGGGCCATGATCTCGGCGATGAACGCGGCGCCGCTGGCCAGCATGATCTCCCGATCGCCTGCCGCCAGCCGCTGGATGCGCGCGCCGGCGGCCTTGAGCTGGAGGGTCACGTGGGTGGCGGGTCTGCTGAAGACGGCGGCGATGGGCGCGCCCGCTGCCAGATCGTCCAGGATGTTCCGGGAACGTGGGTGCGAGAGAAACACCACCACTTCCCGCCGGTCCGCCGACACGCGGCAGCCGAAGGCCCGGGCGATGGAAGGCACCCGGGCAGCGTCGTGGGACGCCACGTTGATCGCTACCGGGCCGCCCAGAAACGCGGCTTGCGCGGCATCCAGCAGAGGGGGGTTGGCTTTCGTTGGGAGCATGGCGGCAACCAGCAAATGTCTCAATCAGGAAGGTTGGGTGGATTCTACAAGCTTAGCTCGCGCCCACGTTCCGGCGCCCTTTAGTAAATTATTAGCAATTCGGGTAACTACTCAGTAGCCCCAGCCAAGGGCTGTGTAGGTCAAGCCAAACGAGGCTGAGGAGGTTGGCCTTGGAAAGTCAGCGTGAGGGCGTGAAAGAGATTGCTCCCTTGCTTGTGCAGGGTGGCAAGGTAGGAACGGATCGTGCAAAAGGTATCGGCGCCGTTTCTGGTCCGGAAGCCGCCGGAGATCTTCTGTTTGACCTTCGGCATGCGAACCGCCTGCTCGGCAAGGTTGTTGGAGAACGGGACGCTGGGGTCAGAAGCGAAGCGCCAGACATCATCGGCATAGGTGCGCAAGCGCCAGAGGAGGTTGGTCGCCTTGCTCTGTCGTGTTCGTCCGCGCTTCCCCGATTTTTCCGCCTGCGGATTGAGGACCTCGCCTTCGCTGAGAATTTCGGTATATCGGTTACGCCACAGCGCAACGCGTTCGACGGGTAGCGAACCGCCCGCCTGGTTCACCTCATGGCAGGCAGCCACCAGAAGTTCGATCAGGCGGCCTGCCCAAGCCTGCTGGAGTTCCTCGAAAAGATAGGTCAATTCCCGCAGGTGATGGGCATTGCACAGCCCGTGCTTGCACAGCAGATCGCGGTAAGGTTTCCAGCCGTCGTGGATCAGTGTGCCCAGAAAGCCGGGGAGAATCCCCAGCGCATCGAAGGCCCGCTTGCCCCGTTTCTCGTGACAGCCGACCCAGGTGAGCGTCGCCGTCACCAGCGCGTGCATCCAGTGCAGCTTACCGGCCACCCGCATCCCGGTTTCGTCCGCATGAGCGACCTCGGCCGTTTGGATGGCTTCACCCATCAAGGCCACGGTCGGCGCCAGGCGAACAGCCGCCTCTTCGCTGGCCGCCAGCACCGTCGCCTCAGCCATCGGCAGGCCAAAGAAATCGCCCATCAACGCCGCCGTGCGTTGTACCGGCATCATGTGGTGGTGCGTGAGATGAACAGCGGCAGCCATGGCCGCCGGACCATACTGCACCGGCGCAGAAATGCCGGGAGGAAACTCGCCGCGGCAAATCTTGCCGCAGGCGCACTGCGCCGCCAGAACCTGATGCTCCGTCACCTCGAAGCGCAACGGCGGCAAATCGAACACCTGACGGGTTTCGACCACCGATCTCTCGGGCAAGGGACGCTGGCACTCTGCGCAGTGCGACGGTGGCGCATGCGTCACGATCCGATCCGGTTCGGCAACCTTCTTGAGACCATGCCCCTGGTGCCCTTTCTGCCCGCCCGTCGGGCGTTCCCCGCATTTGCGCAGAGATTTGGGCTGCGGCTTGTTCAGACCGTCCGAAGACGGTGGCTTGCTCGAATTTCGACTGTTGGTCGCCAGCCGCGCTTCCAGTTCCGTGACCTTCAATTGAAGGGCTGTCACTTGCGCCGCCAGATCACGAACCAGCGCCCGCAGCGGCCACAGCTCACGGATCAACTGCTCCTTCTCGGCAACGCTCAGCTTTTCAAGGTCGGGAAGTTCGTCCATGCCGAATTAAAAGCATCAAGCGTGCCAGCCGACCTGAGTAGTTACCAATTCGGTATGAAACACTTAGCAACGCGCCTCGCCGCGGGAGCCTAGTCTTCGTATTGCACGTGCCATCCCCTTTTTCTATTCTCATCGGAGGTCATCAACCATGCAAGCTTTCGCTCTTGCCCTCGCGGCCCTGTCGTTTCTTTCCATCCTCTCGCCGTCACCCGCGTCGGCCGCGTCCGGCAAGGACGCGCTCCTCGTCGAGCGCGGCAAATACCTGGCGCAAGTAGCCGGCTGCAATGACTGTCACACGCCCGGCTACATGCAAAACGAGGGCAAGGTGCCGGAAAACCTCTGGCTCACCGGTGCCGACGTGGGATTCCAGGGGCCGTGGGGCACGAGCTATCCGGTCAACCTGCGCCTCTACCTGAACAAGATGAGCGAGGCCCAATGGATCGCCAGGGCACGCCAGCCCATGCGCCCGCCCATGCCCTGGTACAACCTGCGCGAAATGTCTGACAAGGATCTGCTCGCCCTGTACCGCTACGTACGTTTCCTCGGCCCCGCCGGTGACCCCGCGCCCGTGGCCGTCGCCCCCGGCCAGCCGGTGGCCACACCCTATGTCGAGTTCGTGCCCAAGAACCTGCCGCTCGACAAACAGGCCAGCCGCTAAGCGAAACGCAAGGAGAACCGACCATGCAACAAGCACCCAAAACACCCCCATCGCCCCTGACCCGTCTGGAAACCATGCTGCTGATCCGCGCCTACGAGCACCAGCTCGTGGAATTGCAAAAGAACGGTGCACCGGGCACCTGCACGAGCGTCGGCCAGGAGGCCTGCGCAGTCGGCGTGGTTGCTGCCCTGGAAAGGCGGGACCGCATCGTCACCAACCACCGCAGCGCCGGTCACCTCATCGCTCGAGGCGCCGAGCCGCGCCGTCTGATGGCGGAAGTCCTGGGTCGCGTCGACGGTTACTGTGGCGGCCGCAGCGGCAGCCTGCACATCTCGGCCAGGGAGCTGGGCGTGGTGCTCACCTCCACGATCGTCGGCGGCGAGCTGTCCATGGCCCCCGGCGTCGCTCTGGCCCAGAAAATGGGCAAGGGTGAGCCCGGCGGCATCGTCGCCGTCTTCTTCGGCGACGGTGCCGCCTGCGAAGGCATCTTCCACGAGGCCCTGAATCTGGCCGTGCAATGGCAACTGCCTTTGCTGTTCGTTTGCGAAAACAACCAATGGCAAGCCTTCGTGCACCGGTTGGAGACCATGCCCGACGACGCCATCGCCAACTGGGCCAAGGGCCATGGCCTGCCTGTGGAAACCGTGGACGGCAACGACGCGGAAGCGGTGCTGGAAGCCGCCACCCACGCCATCGCCCACATCCGGCAAGGCGGCAGCCCCGCTTTTCTGGAACTCGTCACCTATCGCCAGCGCGGCCACTTCGAGCCCGACGACCAGGCCTACGTGGCCCCGGCCGAACTGGATTACTGGCGCGCGCGCGACCCCATCGACCGGCAAGTCCAGCGCCTGAAAGCGCAAGGCCTGATCGACGACCATGGCCTCGTCGCACTGGAACAGCGGACACGGGCAAGCATCGCCACCGCCCTGGCCTTTGCCCAGAAGAGTCCCTGGCCCGCCCCGGAAACCCTCACCGACCACGTTTACGCTTGAGAGAAAGGATTACCCATGAGTACGATGATCCCAATGACTGTCGCTCAGGCGATCGATCTGGCCTTGCGCGAAGAGATGCGGCGGGACCCCGACGTGTTTTTGATGGGCGAAGGCAGTGCCACCAAGCATCGCGATCTGGTGGACGCCTTCGGCGCCGATCGGGTGCGCAACACGCCGCTGGCCGAGGCGATCATCGCCGGCACCGCCGTGGGCGCCGCCGCCAGCGGCCTGCGCCCGGTCATCGATCTGCTGTTCGCCCCCTTCATGACCTACGCCATGGACGCTCTGGTCAATAGCGCCGGCAAGCTGCGCTACCTCTCCGGCGGCCAGTTCCGCTTTCCCCTGGTGGCCATGGGCATGACCGGCACCGGCTGGTGTGTGGGCGCCCAGCACAACCACAACATCGAGGCCATGTTTGTCCACACTCCCGGCGTCAAGGTGGTGATGCCCTCGGAACCGGCGGACTTCAAGGGGCTGCTCAAGGCCGCCATACGCGACGACAACCCGGTGCTGTTCTTCATCGACCTGGGGTTGCTAGGCCAGGAGGGCGAGGTGACCGAGGATCCTGACTTCATCATCCCGCTGGGCAAGGCTGCCATCCGCCGCTTCGGCGATGACATCACCCTGGTGAGCTACGCGAAGACCGTAGCCGTGTGCCTGCAGGCCGCTCGGCAACTGGCAGAACAAGGCATCTCGGCGGAAGTCGTCGACCTGCGCAGCCTCAAACCCCTGGACGAAAACACCGTGCTGGACTCGGTGCG contains:
- a CDS encoding NAD(+)--dinitrogen-reductase ADP-D-ribosyltransferase, which gives rise to MSDIPADICRAPDKASECLPTLPRLARLPINRCNLPADILGGLTYQRHPTPLQIDGVADLHKPLWALLDDIPGAGERAGRFAVYMENHFCLRHPEDAGLVKGQSGARAKASYLRVVRGWAFDSESREAAVLKGWVESRFGLTPRHHGEPLREPGSTAWQRYVEIRAQGLRGTNALEAQLDLLYAYTQYELARQFPQRTHLRLYRGVNRLAEHETVQDSRQGEKVLLLNNINSFSRSRERAGEFGDDLLAVDVPLPKLAFFSCLLPGMLRREDEYVVIGGLYRVRLARF
- a CDS encoding dinitrogenase iron-molybdenum cofactor biosynthesis protein, giving the protein MAQSISREAALRVALAARELGSLPVRKLVSALVERLELPLTEAKLATVTVADLQLLLQGDDVVESEVPREQLKQAVRLLWGEGIANHDLPPVAHYADGDMPGSIRVACASNREQLLDGHFGSCERFLVYQVSPVEVRLIDVRPTLAADHAEDRNVARAALIHDCQIVYVQSIGGPATAKVVRAGIHPVKVANRGDSGGEALQALAQLQQALHHPPPWLARIMGVEAGSLAPFAAALAAGEA
- a CDS encoding cytochrome C, which encodes MQAFALALAALSFLSILSPSPASAASGKDALLVERGKYLAQVAGCNDCHTPGYMQNEGKVPENLWLTGADVGFQGPWGTSYPVNLRLYLNKMSEAQWIARARQPMRPPMPWYNLREMSDKDLLALYRYVRFLGPAGDPAPVAVAPGQPVATPYVEFVPKNLPLDKQASR
- the nifT gene encoding putative nitrogen fixation protein NifT translates to MANIMVRKTAVGAYSFYLPKRDLEDAIVSMEYDSADKWGGEIRLNNGGIYYIEPQALPARFPISLRARRLDAAE
- a CDS encoding GAF domain-containing protein translates to MTLSLRSLRRCFEGAVPATIATCAADGMPNVAKLSHVHFVDDGHVALSYQFFNKTRENILLNHRATVEVVDPVSAAHFCLQVEYLRTETAGPLFAYMKARLAAIASHSGMSKVFRLLGSDIYRVLEVVAVSGDVDADIPPRANLLSGLRACQAVLAGCADLAHLLDTMLEGLERHWDICHSMLLMADPDGKRLYTVASRGYAESGVGSEMCMGEGIVGVAAGERTPIRIGYAVQEYRYSHATRERFAASVDGYALETEIPFPGLAEAGSQLAVPLLLGERLLGVLLVESAEEQRFTFEDEDALVILAGHLAMCIDYLSRSADLPLEPAAPASSRPPAAASQGTPVLIRHFPADHSVFVDNDYLIKGVAGAIIWKLLREYIDAGRAEFTNRELRLDPTLGLPDITDNLDARLILLQRRLAERCSFIAIEKTGRGRFRLNVSRPLQLSVAAPL
- the nifD gene encoding nitrogenase molybdenum-iron protein alpha chain, with product MSELTREETEALIQEVLEVYPEKARKDRAKHLAVNDQSIEQSKKCITSNRKSLPGVMTVRGCAYAGSKGVVWGPIKDMIHVSHGPIGCGQYSRAGRRNYYVGTTGVDTFGTMNFTSDFQEKDIVFGGDKKLAKLIGEIEMLFPLHKGISVQSECPIGLIGDDIEAVAKKAGKEMDKPIVPVRCEGFRGVSQSLGHHIANDSIRDWVLDKRDGQAFEATPYDVSIIGDYNIGGDAWASRILLEEMGLRVVSQWSGDGTLAEIEKTPKVKLNLLHCYRSMNYISRHMEEKYGIPWLEYNFFGPTKIAESLRAIAAQFDDHIKAGAERVIARYQPMMEAVIAKYKPRLQGKTVMLYVGGLRPRHVIGAYEDLGMQVIGTGYEFAHNDDYDRTIKEMGNATLLYDDATGFELEEFIKRMKPDLVGSGIKEKYVFQKMGIPLRQMHSWDYSGPYHGYDGFAIFARDMDMAISNPCWSKQTPPWKKQPEAIEAAEDGALKKVA
- a CDS encoding IS66 family transposase; translation: MDELPDLEKLSVAEKEQLIRELWPLRALVRDLAAQVTALQLKVTELEARLATNSRNSSKPPSSDGLNKPQPKSLRKCGERPTGGQKGHQGHGLKKVAEPDRIVTHAPPSHCAECQRPLPERSVVETRQVFDLPPLRFEVTEHQVLAAQCACGKICRGEFPPGISAPVQYGPAAMAAAVHLTHHHMMPVQRTAALMGDFFGLPMAEATVLAASEEAAVRLAPTVALMGEAIQTAEVAHADETGMRVAGKLHWMHALVTATLTWVGCHEKRGKRAFDALGILPGFLGTLIHDGWKPYRDLLCKHGLCNAHHLRELTYLFEELQQAWAGRLIELLVAACHEVNQAGGSLPVERVALWRNRYTEILSEGEVLNPQAEKSGKRGRTRQSKATNLLWRLRTYADDVWRFASDPSVPFSNNLAEQAVRMPKVKQKISGGFRTRNGADTFCTIRSYLATLHKQGSNLFHALTLTFQGQPPQPRLA
- the nifH gene encoding nitrogenase iron protein; translated protein: MAKLRQAAIYGKGGIGKSTTTQNLVAALAEIGKKVMIVGCDPKADSTRLILHSKAQNSVMGLAAEAGSVEDLELEDVMSVGYGGIKCVESGGPEPGVGCAGRGVITAINFLEEEGAYDDDLEFVFYDVLGDVVCGGFAMPIRENKAQEIYIVCSGEMMAMYAANNIAKGIVKYANSGGVRLAGLICNSRNTDREDELIMALAAKLGTQMIHFIPRHNIVQHAEIRRMTVIEYDPTAAQADEYRTLARKIVDNKNFVIPTPVTMDELEALLMEFGIMEADDESIIGKTAAQIAAEQAEALAAA
- a CDS encoding 4Fe-4S dicluster domain-containing protein; protein product: MAMKIIQAECTSCGDCKPVCPTSSITSKAGMYKINVDTCTECEGEFDSPQCLDACPAGESCIVFL
- the nifK gene encoding nitrogenase molybdenum-iron protein subunit beta yields the protein MQAVDDIKPCFPLFGDDDYQASLKNKQARFEERHSPEKVQEVFLWTTTQEYQDLNFKREALTVDPAKACQPLGAVLCALGFEKTLPYVHGSQGCVSYFRTYFNRHFKEPICCVSDSMTEDAAVFGGQKNMFDGLENARAIYKPEMIAVSTTCMAEVIGDDLNAFINNAKKEGHVPDEFPVPFAHTPSFVGSHVTGWDNMFEGIMRSFTLNSMADKAPGKNGKLNFVPGFETYLGNFRVIKRMMAEMGVEATLLSDPTEVLDTPADGEFRMYAGGTTQDEIKDAPNAISTLLLQPYQLEKTKKLVENTWNHEVPRLNIPMGVDWTDELLMKVSELTGKPIPESLARERGRLVDMMSDSHAWLHGKKFALYGDPDFVMGMVKILFECGAEPTHVLSHNGSKRWLKAMEKMIAESPFGGSAKAYTGLDLWHLRSLCFTDKPDFLIGNSYGKFIQRDTLHKGKDFEVPLIRIGFPLFDRHHLHRQTTLGYEGAMQVVTTLVNAVLEHLDAETMGMATTDYNFDLVR